In a single window of the Bacillales bacterium genome:
- a CDS encoding MFS transporter, whose product MFRPSTTVFHILIVISVVHLLNDAISALIPAMFPILEQTLSLSYTDLGLIAFAANMTSSIMQPVVGWLTDHRPSPYALPAGLVFTMLGIVGLAFAPSFPIVIIAVVFAGIGSAVFHPEGSRVAYMAAGARRGFAQSVYQVGGNAGQSLAPIITALVLVPLGQVGALWFTIPAATAVLLLIYVARWYASELSRTASPPPASRNGKERSERNKKVAFAVSLLIFFVFAQSWYRAGITNFYAFYAIEQYEFTIGRAEIYVFVFLAFATLGTFIGGPLSDKIGKRSVLFLSMAGAAPFSLLLPHVDSLLALPVLAVTGLILLTNISVSVVYAQELLPGKIGTASGLIVGLAFGLGAIGSIAIGRFADAFGIGPTMTAVSFLPLLGIFALFLPKEEDFS is encoded by the coding sequence ATGTTCCGTCCGTCCACGACCGTCTTTCACATTTTAATCGTCATCTCCGTCGTTCACCTGCTGAACGATGCGATTTCTGCCCTCATTCCGGCCATGTTTCCGATCCTTGAGCAAACGTTGTCGCTTTCCTACACCGACCTCGGACTCATCGCTTTCGCCGCCAACATGACCTCTTCGATCATGCAGCCCGTCGTCGGCTGGCTCACCGATCACAGACCATCGCCGTACGCCTTGCCGGCCGGCCTCGTTTTCACGATGCTCGGCATTGTCGGCCTAGCCTTTGCCCCCTCGTTCCCGATCGTCATCATCGCCGTCGTCTTCGCCGGGATCGGCTCCGCCGTCTTCCATCCGGAAGGCTCAAGAGTCGCCTACATGGCCGCCGGCGCACGACGCGGTTTCGCCCAATCCGTCTATCAAGTCGGCGGAAACGCCGGCCAATCGCTCGCTCCGATCATCACCGCCCTAGTTCTCGTCCCGCTCGGCCAAGTCGGCGCGCTCTGGTTCACGATCCCCGCCGCGACCGCCGTGCTTTTGCTGATTTACGTCGCCCGATGGTATGCATCTGAACTATCGCGCACCGCTTCGCCGCCGCCGGCATCACGCAACGGGAAGGAACGATCCGAGCGAAACAAGAAGGTCGCCTTCGCCGTCAGCCTGCTCATCTTTTTCGTCTTTGCGCAGTCTTGGTACCGTGCCGGGATCACGAATTTCTATGCCTTTTACGCGATCGAGCAATACGAATTCACGATCGGACGCGCCGAAATTTACGTCTTCGTCTTCCTCGCTTTTGCAACGCTCGGTACGTTCATCGGCGGTCCGTTGTCCGATAAAATCGGCAAACGGAGCGTCCTGTTTCTCTCAATGGCCGGCGCCGCTCCATTCAGCTTGTTGCTTCCGCACGTCGATTCCTTATTGGCGCTTCCTGTTTTAGCCGTCACCGGCTTGATTTTGCTGACGAACATTTCCGTTTCGGTCGTCTACGCTCAAGAACTGCTCCCGGGAAAAATCGGCACCGCCTCCGGCTTAATCGTCGGCCTCGCCTTCGGTCTCGGCGCGATCGGTTCCATTGC
- a CDS encoding polysaccharide biosynthesis protein has product MSQSRLLRGTLILSAAVFFSKFLGLIFVIPFEALVDKRGLALYGYAYTPYAIILSMATLGVPMAVSKFVSKYNSLGDYETGRRLFRSGLVLMSATGFAAFLTLFFLAEPIAHGVIDPNAKDGNTIADVVLVIRLVATALLVVPVMSVIRGYFQGFQSMGPTAASQVIEQIVRILFILIGAFVALKIFHASYVAAVAAATFAAFVGALGGLAVLITYWIKRKPHLDRQLAAGTYHSNLPLTVMYKELITYAIPFVVVGLAIPFYLLVDQFTVNETLMAAGMTQPEAEIIFANLNQAVQKLVMIPVSLSTALAVTLVPTITNSYTSGKTAALHHQMTQAFQIVLFLTIPAAVGLSVLAHPVYGSLYGLENGEVGAAILRWYAPTALLFALFSITSAILQGINRQKFAVFSLLVGLLVKMMLNVPLIARWHGLGAVAATDIGFLCSVLLNVFVIRTFLQYRFGFVFKRGLLILSFSVIMAVVVVLVTWPIRGESYLRAAETTVVGVAAGGSCYLWLAYRSNLAGQILGNRFSVLRRKKRESR; this is encoded by the coding sequence ATGTCACAATCTCGGTTGCTCCGCGGGACGCTTATTTTATCCGCGGCCGTTTTTTTCTCGAAGTTCCTCGGATTGATCTTCGTCATTCCGTTCGAAGCGCTCGTCGACAAAAGAGGACTGGCGTTGTACGGCTACGCTTATACGCCGTACGCGATCATTTTGAGCATGGCGACGCTCGGGGTGCCGATGGCGGTCTCCAAATTTGTGTCCAAATATAATTCGCTCGGCGATTACGAAACGGGGAGGCGGTTGTTTCGCTCCGGTCTTGTTTTAATGAGCGCTACTGGATTCGCAGCCTTTCTCACGTTATTCTTTCTGGCTGAACCGATCGCCCACGGCGTCATTGATCCGAATGCGAAGGACGGCAATACGATTGCTGACGTCGTACTTGTCATTCGATTGGTAGCGACGGCGCTGCTCGTCGTCCCTGTCATGAGCGTCATTCGCGGCTATTTTCAAGGCTTTCAGTCGATGGGACCGACTGCAGCATCGCAAGTCATCGAGCAGATTGTGCGCATTCTATTCATTCTCATCGGCGCGTTCGTTGCTTTAAAAATTTTTCATGCAAGTTACGTAGCAGCAGTAGCGGCGGCCACATTCGCGGCTTTCGTTGGTGCGTTGGGCGGCCTTGCGGTGCTGATCACGTATTGGATCAAGAGAAAGCCGCATCTTGACCGGCAGTTGGCTGCCGGCACGTATCATTCTAACTTGCCGCTAACCGTCATGTACAAGGAACTGATCACTTATGCGATTCCTTTCGTCGTTGTTGGACTTGCGATTCCATTTTATTTGCTTGTCGATCAATTTACGGTGAACGAAACGTTGATGGCCGCCGGAATGACGCAGCCTGAGGCGGAGATCATCTTTGCGAACCTAAACCAAGCGGTGCAAAAGCTGGTCATGATTCCCGTTTCGCTTTCAACGGCGTTGGCAGTCACGCTCGTTCCGACGATCACGAATTCGTACACATCAGGAAAAACGGCCGCTTTGCATCACCAAATGACGCAGGCGTTTCAAATCGTACTCTTTTTAACCATTCCGGCGGCGGTCGGACTTTCCGTTCTCGCTCACCCGGTATACGGTTCGTTATACGGTCTTGAAAATGGGGAAGTCGGTGCAGCGATTTTACGGTGGTATGCGCCTACCGCCTTGCTGTTTGCCTTGTTTTCAATAACTTCGGCCATTCTCCAAGGCATTAACCGGCAAAAGTTTGCCGTTTTCAGTTTGCTCGTCGGGTTGCTCGTTAAAATGATGTTGAACGTTCCGCTCATTGCCCGCTGGCATGGTCTTGGCGCTGTGGCGGCGACCGACATCGGTTTCCTTTGTTCTGTGCTGCTTAATGTTTTCGTCATCCGTACGTTTTTGCAGTATCGTTTCGGGTTCGTGTTCAAAAGAGGCTTGCTTATCTTGTCGTTTTCGGTCATTATGGCGGTCGTTGTTGTGCTCGTCACCTGGCCCATTCGCGGGGAAAGCTATTTGCGTGCGGCGGAAACGACGGTTGTCGGTGTTGCCGCCGGCGGTTCCTGCTATTTATGGCTCGCCTACCGTTCCAATCTAGCCGGGCAAATCTTAGGAAACCGCTTCTCGGTGCTGCGCCGAAAAAAAAGAGAATCCCGCTGA
- a CDS encoding sporulation protein Cse60: MKLFDAEHEADLEEELNAFLAEVPENLVKDVKYGVAAAADEESGAVVCSFSAMVLYSERR, encoded by the coding sequence GTGAAACTGTTCGACGCTGAACATGAAGCTGATCTTGAGGAAGAATTGAACGCGTTTTTGGCGGAGGTTCCGGAAAATCTCGTCAAGGATGTTAAATACGGCGTGGCGGCGGCCGCCGACGAAGAGAGCGGGGCGGTTGTTTGCAGCTTTTCGGCGATGGTGTTGTACAGCGAACGGCGATGA
- a CDS encoding rhodanese-like domain-containing protein encodes MAIQEITPNEVRELLRAGKKVSIIDVREDEEVAAGKIPEAKHIPMGEIPDKLDELDKATEHILVCRSGNRSGRVTEFLQGQGYRVKNMSGGMLEWEGEVSTS; translated from the coding sequence ATGGCGATTCAGGAGATTACTCCGAATGAAGTGAGGGAGTTGCTTCGCGCAGGTAAGAAGGTGTCGATCATTGACGTTCGTGAAGATGAGGAAGTGGCGGCTGGAAAAATTCCTGAAGCGAAACATATTCCGATGGGGGAAATTCCCGACAAGCTTGATGAACTCGACAAAGCAACCGAACACATTCTCGTCTGCCGATCGGGAAACCGCAGCGGACGGGTGACGGAATTCTTGCAAGGCCAAGGCTACCGTGTCAAAAACATGTCCGGCGGCATGCTCGAGTGGGAAGGCGAAGTTTCGACTTCATAA